The sequence CACGATGGAACGTTGGGGGTGCGCATCTGTGGCGTTGTGAAAGgtggcttcttttttttttgggcggAGTTTTGGGATCGGGGTTGGGGTTGGGAACTTGGGATAGACGGGGATGGCGCTGGTGGGGAATCTTGAGGGGGACTGGACTTGGGAAGGTTGACAGTGTTAGCGTGGTAGCGTCAAGTGTCTGAATGCAATCTTTCCTTGTCCTTTCCAAAATCTAAACAGCAATCTCAGCTGTCAAATTATTCTGTCAATTATCGTGCAGCATGGACTGGAGGGTTCATCCAAAGTGGACGATTCACTCTTCGGTCAGAAAAGCCTACAAAGCGACATATTCCCAATGTCAACTTAGTCCGTCTATAGGTCGGATTTTCATGCAAGATGTTACTGTTTGGCTACGTTAAAGTCCATACGTCTCGAGGTgatatgagagagagagagagagagggagggaggggaaaaggaaaattgAAGGTATAATTGCTTCCTCAATACATTGGCCGGCTCTGCCAGACCCCAATCAAAATAAAAGCAGCCCAGCCCTGGGGAACCGTAATAGAAACACAAAGAGAccagaaagaaatgaaataCAGCTGCACGTCAAAACAGTTCAGAAGTGGAAGGAACCCAAGCTTGTCGGTGGGGGGATGGAGTAAGGCTCGAACAAAAAGCCAACTAATCACTCTCATCGTCGAAATCATCGGCAGATACCTCTTCATCACTGTCGTCTTCGATCACATAGGTTTTCTTGGCCGCCGCAGCCGTGCGACGAGCCGGGCGGCTTGCGGCCGCTCGTCGAGGTGCGACAGGCTCATCGTCCGACACGTCAAATTTGCCAGCAGGAGAGTCCAAAATGTCGTTAGCCATGGCATCTATGTCGTCTTCGGAGAAGTCGTCGGCCGGAGCAGTTTTCTTGGTCCCTTTGGCAACCTTGGCGGCATATGCTTTGGCCGCAGGGGAGGCAACGGCCTTTGCTGGCTCCTTCTTAGGACGACCACGAGGTTTGggagctgcagctgcagcagtCTTGGGGGCAGCCTTTGCCTTCGGTGCAGCCTTGGCTTTCGGGGCGGTCTTGATAGGAGgggcatcttcttcctcttcctcgtcctcatcccCATCAATCCTTGAGACGTCCTTGTCCTTGGGCTTGACCTTGATTGCACGACGCGGCGAGCTTTGTGGAAGAAGCTTACTGTAGTCAGTTCCGTCGGGGTCAAAATCGCTGATCTTGGACTTGTTGGGCGCGATCAGACTGGCACTGCTACCGGCCCGTGAGCGCTCAGAGATTAAAGGTCGGGCGTTGGCTTCATCGCCACCGATGCCCTTCACCATCTGACTGACATCGCCCAGGAAGTCGTCCCCATTGCTGCTGTCAGAGTCATCATCTGCAATGTAACTGACAGCCTTACGAGCCCGGCCTGTCTTAGCAGCTGGTTTGGAGGCGGCTGATTTCGCGATTTCTAGGAAggcgtcatcgtcgtcttcgtcgtcgtcaATCACAGCCTTCGGCTTGGCTTTGGGACCACGCTTCGCAACCGGCTTCGCCGTAACAGCTGGTTTCGGGTCATCGAGATCCATTGGATCACTGGAAGCCTGCAGTGATACATGTGACGATTCATTGGATGGCACCTCTTGGAGATCAATATCGTCGTCCTCAGACTTCCCCGTCTTCATGGGCGCTGCTGCGCCACGCCGTTTCTTGGGAAGCACCTCCACATCGAaatcgtcatcgtcgtcagtGTCGCGGGGGTTTTCCACTTTTGGTGTCGGTTCCTTCGCCGTTGTCTTGTTCAGGAAGTTCGCAAGGCTATTGACAGGCTGCTCCTTCTTTCTGGCGGCGgccgtcttcttcggctttgGAGCCGCAAAGTCTGCGTCGTCCGGGTCATCACCAGCGGcagccttgcgcttgcgcgcCGCTGCAGCGCCGCGAGCGCCACCAGTCATCAGCTTCGAGGAAGCTCGGCGACCCATGTTTTGAACCTTCTTTGCCCGACGTGCTTCATCCTCGAGTTGGAAACGCCACTCATTAATGAATTCTTCGAGGTCTCTCTTCCAAATGTCCTCCTTAGACAACTTGATGAGCGTGTCGATATCCGTCTCACGTTCGCCAATCTGACGACGAAGTCTCTCCACACGTTCTTGGGTGAGTGACCACATTGGCATACCAAGGAGGTAGTCGTATGAGCTGGACAACACCTCGACATCCTTGTCATCGATCTCTTCGGTGTCTTCCATCGCAGGCTCATCCTCGCCCAGCTTGGCCGCATCGGCGACCTTGGCGATAGGCTTAAAGCCCTTTTCCTTTAACTCAAGCACAAGAAcggacttcttcttctttgaaaTGACGAGAGTGCCCTCGATaatcatcatgatgaagcGAGCCTGGTTGCTCAGTTTCTCCAACTCCTTTTGTAGCTCAGAAAGCTGGTGCTGCTTACGCCGCTCGTAGTACTTGAGGCGGATAGCGTAGAACTCCTTGAGAATATCATCCACGGTCGCATACTTCGTGATGCGGCCCTCGGCATCGAACGCCACCAGGTTGGTGGTCGCAATTGtcttggagagcttgaatTTTTCCTCCAAGTTCTCGGCGCTGCCCATCTTCATATTCTTCTCGTCAAGCTGGATAACAAAGTGCACCTTGCTGTGGGTGTTGTAATCCTTGTAGTCCTTGATGAAAGAGGGAACTTTCTCGGCCTTGATAATGTCCTCCAGTTTGTCCTTGAAGTCTTGAGTCCAAGTGCGAATGGGCAATTCAGTGATTTCGACCTCCTTGTCACCGGTCTCTTTGATGATTCCGCTGAACTTGTACCGATCTCCACCAATGTTGACAACTTCACCGGTGAAGCCTCGGAACCAGGGCTGCATTGGTACAATTTCCTGGCCGTCCATCAGGCGGTAGATATTGGCCACGATGTCTTCGGGGTTATAGTTGGGAATCGAAGAACTCCAACCGGTACCAATACCATCAGCGCCGTTGATCAAGATCAGAGGAACCACAGGCATGTACGTCTCGGGCTCAATTTTCTtgccatcatcttcgttgTAAGTGAGCAGCGGCTCGTCGGCTTGATGAAAGACCTTTCGAGCAAATGGAGACAGACGAGTGTAGATATAACGAGCGGAAGCGCAATCGCCACCGCCCTGAAGTCGACTACCGAAGTTTCCACTGGGCTCGAGAGTGTTGATGTTGTTTGATCCAACAAAAGTCTGAGCAAGACCAACAATGGTTTGCTGGAGGGAGGTATCGCCGTGCTGATAGGCCGTCATTCCCGAGACAAGACCTGCCAGCTCGACAACCTTCATGTCCTTCTTCAAGTTCCGTCGGAAGCAAGTGTAGAGCACTTTACGTTGGCCAGGCTTGAGGCCGTCGACCACCGAAGGGATGGAACGCTGGTTATCAGCCATACTGAACAAGATCAACTCTTTGTTGATAAAGTCGGTATATGAAATCTTGTCGATGGAATGGTCAAGATAGGTGCCGGGCTTGAACTGACGTAGCCACTCTTTTCGCTcg comes from Penicillium oxalicum strain HP7-1 chromosome I, whole genome shotgun sequence and encodes:
- a CDS encoding DNA topoisomerase 2; this encodes MADSEIDNDSIFNISDDDNSDFEPEKPVVKTKAKAAPKKAAAKPAAKKAAPAKPKAKPAAKKKTKADSEDEASDAPMFNDDVDSILSQTPPKAKKAAATKRAASKPLADVENEAFGGDSAAEAPQEKGTASEKYQKLTQLEHITKRPDTYIGSVERTVQQMWVYNSESDSMEFRNVSYVPGLYKIFDEIVVNAADNKQNDKNMNEIRVTISREAGEISVWNNGRGIPIEIHSKEGIYVPELIFGHLLTSSNYDDAQAKVTGGRNGFGAKLCNVFSTEFTLETQDSRQKKRYKQTWTENMSKMGKAKITEAKGEDFTKVTFKPDFVRFGMEGIDDDFEALVKRRIYDLAGTTGVAVKLNGSRVPVRNFRKYMEMYTKAIRKERGEEGPAPKDEIITCSPDPRWEVGFTVSDGAFQQVSFVNSIATTSGGTHVNYIADQICNRLAEQVKKKNKTGATLKPAQIRNHIFIFVNALIVNPAFNSQTKEQLTTKASQFGSKCVLEEDFYKKILKTDVMNNILHFAAQKADQILKKGDVGRRTRMNNPKLVEANKAGTREGHHCTLILTEGDSAKGLAMAGRAVVGPDLFGVFPLRGKLLNVRDASFDQISKNQEIQNIKNFIGLQHKKEYTDTKGLRYGHLMIMTDQDHDGSHIKGLLINFLQAQFPSLLKIPEFLIEFITPIIKVWKGDPKNPTKSRSFFTMPEYEAWKEEHKDERGWEHKYYKGLGTSSTDDAQIYFRDLDRHLKEFHTMQDGEDALIELAFSKKKADERKEWLRQFKPGTYLDHSIDKISYTDFINKELILFSMADNQRSIPSVVDGLKPGQRKVLYTCFRRNLKKDMKVVELAGLVSGMTAYQHGDTSLQQTIVGLAQTFVGSNNINTLEPSGNFGSRLQGGGDCASARYIYTRLSPFARKVFHQADEPLLTYNEDDGKKIEPETYMPVVPLILINGADGIGTGWSSSIPNYNPEDIVANIYRLMDGQEIVPMQPWFRGFTGEVVNIGGDRYKFSGIIKETGDKEVEITELPIRTWTQDFKDKLEDIIKAEKVPSFIKDYKDYNTHSKVHFVIQLDEKNMKMGSAENLEEKFKLSKTIATTNLVAFDAEGRITKYATVDDILKEFYAIRLKYYERRKQHQLSELQKELEKLSNQARFIMMIIEGTLVISKKKKSVLVLELKEKGFKPIAKVADAAKLGEDEPAMEDTEEIDDKDVEVLSSSYDYLLGMPMWSLTQERVERLRRQIGERETDIDTLIKLSKEDIWKRDLEEFINEWRFQLEDEARRAKKVQNMGRRASSKLMTGGARGAAAARKRKAAAGDDPDDADFAAPKPKKTAAARKKEQPVNSLANFLNKTTAKEPTPKVENPRDTDDDDDFDVEVLPKKRRGAAAPMKTGKSEDDDIDLQEVPSNESSHVSLQASSDPMDLDDPKPAVTAKPVAKRGPKAKPKAVIDDDEDDDDAFLEIAKSAASKPAAKTGRARKAVSYIADDDSDSSNGDDFLGDVSQMVKGIGGDEANARPLISERSRAGSSASLIAPNKSKISDFDPDGTDYSKLLPQSSPRRAIKVKPKDKDVSRIDGDEDEEEEEDAPPIKTAPKAKAAPKAKAAPKTAAAAAPKPRGRPKKEPAKAVASPAAKAYAAKVAKGTKKTAPADDFSEDDIDAMANDILDSPAGKFDVSDDEPVAPRRAAASRPARRTAAAAKKTYVIEDDSDEEVSADDFDDESD